A portion of the Micromonospora vinacea genome contains these proteins:
- a CDS encoding Fpg/Nei family DNA glycosylase — translation MPELPEVEALAGYLRQRAVGRRVDRLEIAAISALKTYQLAPAEVAGRAVVDATRHGKFLDVLFEGGLHLVVHLARAGWLHYREAFPSTTPLRPGKGPIAVRIRLDDGSGFDLTEAGTQKKLAAYLVTDLAEVPGVAKLGPDALASDLPTFAERLRSRRGQVKGVLTDQSVLSGVGNAYSDEILHAAKLSPFAITDRLTDDQIATLHAATRQVLGDAVERSLGQRAAELKGEKRSGLKVHARTGLPCPVCGDTVREVSFADSSLQYCPTCQTGGKPLADRRLSRLVR, via the coding sequence GTGCCCGAACTACCGGAGGTTGAGGCGCTCGCGGGTTACCTGCGTCAGCGCGCGGTGGGGCGGCGCGTCGATCGGCTGGAGATCGCCGCGATCAGCGCCCTGAAGACGTACCAGCTGGCGCCGGCTGAGGTCGCCGGCCGGGCGGTGGTCGACGCCACTCGGCACGGCAAGTTCCTCGATGTCCTGTTCGAGGGTGGCCTGCACCTGGTGGTGCATTTGGCGCGGGCGGGCTGGCTGCACTACCGGGAGGCGTTCCCCTCCACCACCCCGCTGCGTCCCGGCAAGGGCCCGATCGCTGTTCGGATACGCCTGGATGACGGTTCCGGCTTCGACCTCACCGAGGCCGGCACGCAGAAGAAGCTGGCCGCGTACCTGGTCACCGACCTGGCGGAGGTCCCCGGGGTGGCCAAGCTGGGCCCGGACGCGCTCGCCTCGGATCTGCCCACCTTCGCCGAGCGGCTGCGGAGCCGGCGGGGGCAGGTCAAGGGGGTGCTGACCGACCAGTCGGTGCTGTCCGGGGTGGGCAACGCGTACTCAGACGAGATCCTGCACGCCGCGAAGCTGTCCCCGTTCGCGATCACCGATCGGCTCACCGACGACCAGATCGCCACCCTGCACGCCGCCACCCGACAGGTCCTCGGCGACGCGGTCGAGCGGTCCCTCGGTCAGCGGGCCGCGGAACTCAAGGGTGAGAAGCGCTCCGGGCTGAAGGTGCACGCCCGCACCGGGCTGCCCTGCCCGGTGTGCGGGGACACCGTGCGCGAGGTGTCGTTCGCCGACTCCAGCCTCCAGTACTGCCCGACCTGCCAGACCGGCGGAAAGCCGCTCGCTGACCGTCGGTTGTCCCGTCTCGTACGGTGA
- a CDS encoding sugar transferase — translation MGEVTASLQRPVTNEGRSRLVRHVDSFEIQPPTPPSHNGVPRSAWARARRRVSRWHRPYTAILLLLDFGAAAFASWIAIQLFDQAASGFNDLKQDPTWFHTVSYLLLPLGWVVILWSNRAYDRRYLGLGPDEFKRVIRAAVTVAASVSFLAFATKTALSRWTVGTALLGALLLILWGRFVARWALHYIRRRAGQAAHRMVLVGTLPECLEVYAAVTRSPAAGLMPVAIHITDGYAAARGMPTPVPVYAGRDVLALVREVGGDTIAVCGSASAEPGELRRLAWQLEGSGVDLVVAPQLTDIAGPRVHIRPIEGLPLLHVEEPTLSGPALLAKNLMDRVAAGLGLLLLVPLFLAIAVAIRISDPGPVFFRQPRVGHEGRTFRVWKFRTMYVNAEDRLASLVDRNETDGMLFKMKEDPRVFPVGRFLRATSLDELPQLINVLWGEMSLVGPRPLPADDGDFLGDVRRRLLVRPGMTGLWQVSGRSDLSWDESVRLDLYYVDNWSLAYDLSILWRTVGVVLARKGAY, via the coding sequence ATGGGTGAGGTGACGGCAAGCCTCCAGCGCCCGGTAACCAACGAAGGCCGGAGCAGACTCGTGCGGCACGTCGACAGCTTCGAGATCCAGCCGCCGACGCCGCCGTCCCACAACGGCGTACCCCGGTCGGCCTGGGCCCGAGCGCGACGCCGCGTCTCCCGCTGGCACCGCCCGTACACGGCGATCCTGCTGCTGCTCGACTTCGGCGCGGCGGCGTTCGCCAGCTGGATCGCGATCCAGCTGTTCGACCAGGCCGCCTCCGGGTTCAACGACCTCAAGCAGGACCCGACCTGGTTCCACACCGTCTCCTACCTGCTGCTGCCGCTCGGCTGGGTGGTCATCCTCTGGAGCAACCGGGCCTACGACCGGCGCTATCTGGGCCTCGGCCCGGACGAGTTCAAGCGGGTCATCAGGGCCGCGGTGACGGTCGCCGCGAGCGTCTCGTTCCTCGCGTTCGCCACCAAGACCGCGCTGTCCCGGTGGACGGTCGGCACGGCCCTGCTCGGCGCGCTGCTGTTGATCCTGTGGGGCCGTTTCGTGGCCCGCTGGGCGCTGCACTACATCCGGCGGCGGGCCGGCCAGGCCGCGCACCGGATGGTGCTGGTCGGCACCCTGCCGGAGTGCCTGGAGGTCTACGCGGCGGTCACCCGCAGCCCGGCCGCCGGGCTGATGCCCGTCGCCATCCACATCACCGACGGGTACGCGGCTGCCCGAGGCATGCCGACCCCGGTTCCGGTGTACGCCGGACGCGACGTCCTGGCCCTGGTCCGTGAGGTCGGTGGGGACACCATCGCGGTCTGCGGGTCGGCGAGCGCGGAGCCGGGCGAGCTGCGTCGGCTGGCCTGGCAGTTGGAGGGCTCCGGCGTCGACCTGGTGGTCGCCCCGCAGCTGACCGACATCGCCGGCCCCCGGGTGCACATCCGGCCGATCGAGGGTCTGCCGCTGCTGCACGTCGAGGAGCCGACCCTCTCCGGGCCGGCGCTGCTGGCGAAGAACCTGATGGACCGGGTCGCCGCCGGCCTCGGCCTGCTGCTGCTGGTCCCGCTCTTCCTGGCCATCGCCGTCGCGATCCGGATCTCCGATCCCGGGCCGGTCTTCTTCCGCCAGCCCCGGGTGGGGCACGAGGGGCGCACGTTCCGGGTGTGGAAGTTCCGGACGATGTACGTCAACGCCGAGGACCGGTTGGCGAGCCTGGTCGACCGCAACGAGACCGACGGCATGCTGTTCAAGATGAAGGAGGACCCCCGGGTCTTCCCGGTCGGTCGTTTCCTCCGGGCCACCTCGCTGGACGAACTGCCGCAGTTGATCAACGTGCTCTGGGGCGAGATGTCGCTGGTCGGGCCCCGCCCGCTGCCGGCCGACGACGGTGACTTCCTGGGTGACGTACGCCGCCGCCTGCTGGTCCGCCCCGGCATGACCGGTCTGTGGCAGGTCTCCGGCCGCTCCGACCTGTCCTGGGACGAGTCGGTCCGACTGGACCTCTACTACGTCGACAACTGGTCGCTCGCGTACGACCTGAGCATCCTGTGGCGCACTGTCGGGGTGGTGCTCGCCCGCAAGGGCGCGTACTAG
- a CDS encoding sensor histidine kinase has translation MAANLSAVVGVASLVTALTAALLAVLRLRARRGIATATQRATYEVLHTAGLAAEPLRAGLSEAGATKAVRHLRALVGAVGLALTDADRLLALDGRGTHHGEQLLAAAQRTVDSGRSTVLGEQELHCDRVDCPIRGAVVAPLLGADGRVVGALVAVADSPPPPGLVQATLETAHWAGNQLALAELDSSRERLARAEIRALRAQISPHFIYNALTAIGSFVRTDPERARELILEFAEFTRYSFRAHGEFTTLAEELRSIDRYLTIERARFGDRLQVRLQIAPEVLPVTLPFLCLQPLVENAVRHGLSRKPGTGMVSIEARDAGAECHITVEDDGVGMDPTTLTAGIAELARGAGDPGDDTGQHVGLSNVDERLRSVFGDRFGLVVETGLGSGTKVSMRVPKFHPGVRAGS, from the coding sequence GTGGCTGCCAACCTCTCCGCCGTGGTCGGCGTCGCCTCACTCGTCACCGCGCTGACCGCGGCCCTGTTGGCGGTGCTGCGGCTGCGGGCGCGCCGTGGCATCGCCACCGCCACCCAGCGGGCCACCTACGAGGTGCTGCACACCGCCGGCCTGGCCGCCGAGCCGCTGCGCGCGGGCTTGAGCGAGGCGGGCGCGACGAAGGCCGTACGCCATCTGCGGGCGCTGGTGGGCGCGGTCGGGCTGGCGCTCACCGACGCCGACCGGCTGCTGGCCCTCGACGGGCGCGGCACGCACCACGGGGAGCAACTGCTCGCGGCGGCCCAGCGGACTGTGGACTCCGGCCGCTCGACGGTGCTGGGTGAGCAGGAGCTGCACTGCGACCGGGTCGACTGCCCGATCCGGGGGGCGGTGGTCGCACCGTTGCTGGGGGCGGACGGCCGGGTGGTGGGCGCGCTGGTGGCGGTCGCCGACAGCCCACCGCCTCCGGGGTTGGTGCAGGCCACCCTGGAGACGGCGCACTGGGCCGGCAACCAGCTCGCCCTGGCCGAGTTGGACTCGTCGCGGGAGCGGCTGGCCCGCGCCGAGATCCGCGCGTTGCGGGCGCAGATCAGCCCGCACTTCATCTACAACGCGCTGACCGCGATCGGCTCGTTCGTGCGCACCGATCCGGAGCGGGCCCGGGAGCTGATCCTGGAGTTCGCGGAGTTCACCAGGTACTCGTTCCGGGCGCACGGGGAGTTCACCACCCTGGCCGAGGAGCTGCGGTCGATCGACCGCTACCTGACCATCGAGCGGGCCCGGTTCGGGGACCGGTTGCAGGTGCGGCTGCAGATCGCTCCGGAGGTGCTGCCGGTGACGCTGCCGTTCCTCTGCCTCCAGCCGTTGGTGGAGAACGCGGTCCGCCACGGGTTGTCCCGCAAGCCGGGCACGGGCATGGTGAGCATCGAGGCCCGGGACGCGGGCGCCGAATGCCACATCACGGTGGAGGACGACGGAGTGGGAATGGATCCGACCACGCTGACCGCCGGCATCGCCGAGCTGGCCCGCGGCGCCGGCGACCCCGGTGACGACACGGGCCAGCACGTCGGCCTCTCCAACGTCGACGAGCGGCTGCGGTCGGTCTTCGGGGACCGGTTCGGCCTGGTCGTGGAGACCGGGTTGGGCTCGGGCACGAAGGTGAGCATGCGGGTCCCGAAGTTCCATCCCGGCGTACGGGCAGGGTCGTGA
- a CDS encoding LytR/AlgR family response regulator transcription factor, which yields MNATGFLRVLAVDDEPPALDELAYHLRADPRVARLHTAGDATEALRLLRDGDVDVVFLDIRMPGLDGMELARVLRRFARPPAIVFVTAYDDGAVDAFDLGATDYVRKPVRADRLAESLRRVIGSRVVSSHPAALARAEEDPTIPIELAGTTRMLPRSAVRWVEAQGDYARLHTAEGSHLVRVSLATLAERWADAGFVRVHRSYLVQLKLIAELRLVNSGYVVVIDSTELPVSRRHTRELKDKLVRAAKQDWSR from the coding sequence GTGAACGCGACCGGTTTCCTGCGGGTCCTCGCTGTGGACGACGAGCCGCCCGCGCTCGACGAGCTGGCGTACCACCTGCGGGCCGACCCCCGGGTGGCCCGGCTGCACACGGCCGGGGATGCCACCGAGGCGCTGCGGCTGCTGCGCGACGGCGACGTGGACGTGGTCTTCCTGGACATCCGGATGCCCGGCCTGGACGGCATGGAGCTGGCCCGGGTGCTGCGCCGCTTCGCCCGGCCACCGGCGATCGTGTTCGTCACCGCGTACGACGACGGCGCGGTGGACGCGTTCGACCTGGGCGCCACCGACTACGTGCGGAAACCGGTTCGCGCCGATCGGCTGGCCGAGTCGCTGCGCCGGGTGATCGGCTCGCGGGTGGTGTCGTCGCACCCGGCGGCGCTGGCCCGCGCCGAGGAGGACCCGACCATCCCCATCGAGTTGGCCGGCACCACCCGGATGCTGCCCCGCTCGGCGGTGCGGTGGGTGGAGGCGCAGGGTGACTACGCCCGGTTGCACACCGCGGAGGGGTCGCATCTGGTGCGGGTCTCGCTGGCCACGCTCGCGGAGCGCTGGGCCGATGCGGGGTTCGTCCGGGTGCACCGTTCGTACCTGGTGCAGTTGAAGTTGATCGCGGAGTTGCGGCTGGTCAACTCCGGTTACGTGGTGGTGATCGACTCCACCGAGTTGCCGGTGAGCCGGCGGCACACCCGAGAGCTGAAGGACAAGCTGGTCAGGGCCGCGAAGCAGGATTGGAGTCGCTGA
- a CDS encoding DUF5701 family protein, whose product MTETPFNAESEFDSQLDRLVQLGYPALAGLTESAFRNLVAPLRARAAEGTAGLPAPTDARVPFLLVITRDLIGVPERVELTTLAGKRKPGVVDRNYAEDDLPRFDPIKELEVPAGPAYLLFDVDRGEEFRNLAPATAMEGITAQGRLPLSIDEGLAFITLHPAALASNRCFSLIGSRCGDKRVPALWISQGAPKLGWCWYGNPHTWLGSASARPERIGLE is encoded by the coding sequence GTGACCGAGACCCCGTTCAACGCCGAATCCGAGTTCGACAGCCAACTCGACCGACTGGTGCAGCTCGGCTACCCCGCTCTCGCCGGGCTGACCGAGAGCGCCTTCCGCAACCTGGTCGCGCCACTGCGGGCCCGAGCGGCCGAGGGCACCGCCGGGCTACCCGCCCCCACCGACGCCCGGGTGCCGTTCCTGCTGGTCATCACCCGGGACCTCATCGGGGTGCCGGAACGGGTGGAGCTGACCACCCTCGCCGGCAAGCGCAAGCCCGGCGTCGTCGACCGGAACTACGCCGAGGACGACCTGCCCCGCTTCGACCCGATCAAGGAGTTGGAGGTGCCGGCCGGGCCGGCCTACCTGCTCTTCGACGTCGACCGGGGTGAGGAGTTCCGCAACCTGGCACCGGCCACCGCCATGGAGGGGATCACCGCGCAGGGCCGGTTGCCGCTGAGCATCGACGAGGGGCTCGCCTTCATCACGCTGCACCCGGCCGCGTTGGCGAGCAACAGGTGCTTCTCGCTGATCGGCTCCCGCTGCGGCGACAAGCGGGTGCCGGCGCTCTGGATCAGCCAGGGCGCACCCAAGCTGGGCTGGTGCTGGTACGGCAACCCGCACACCTGGCTCGGCTCCGCCTCGGCCCGACCGGAGCGCATCGGCCTGGAGTGA
- a CDS encoding response regulator transcription factor — translation MNERRVLVVEDERTIAESIAARLRAEGFTVEIAADGPSAVAQFHAGQPDLVVLDVMLPGFDGLEVCRRIQADRPVPVLMLTARDDETDLLVGLAVGADDYLTKPFSMRELTARVHVLLRRMERAAATPAPPAIRLGDIEINEAERRVRRAGADVHLTPTEFDLLVHLAGRPRTVLPRERLLADVWGWGDGSGTRTVDSHIKALRRKLGADLIRTVHGVGYALEVPA, via the coding sequence ATGAACGAACGCCGGGTACTGGTGGTCGAGGACGAACGGACCATCGCCGAGTCCATCGCCGCCCGACTACGGGCCGAGGGTTTCACCGTGGAGATCGCGGCGGACGGGCCCAGCGCGGTCGCGCAGTTCCACGCCGGGCAGCCGGATCTCGTCGTCCTCGACGTGATGCTGCCCGGCTTCGACGGCCTGGAGGTGTGCCGCCGGATCCAGGCCGACCGGCCGGTGCCGGTGCTGATGCTCACCGCCCGGGACGACGAGACCGACCTGCTCGTGGGGCTGGCGGTCGGCGCGGACGACTACCTCACCAAGCCGTTCTCGATGCGGGAACTCACCGCCAGGGTGCACGTCCTGCTGCGTCGGATGGAGCGGGCCGCCGCCACCCCCGCGCCGCCCGCCATCCGCCTCGGCGACATCGAGATCAACGAGGCCGAGCGACGGGTCCGCCGGGCCGGGGCGGACGTGCACCTCACCCCGACCGAGTTCGACCTGCTGGTCCACCTCGCGGGTCGACCCCGCACGGTGCTCCCCCGGGAACGGCTGCTCGCCGACGTCTGGGGATGGGGCGACGGGAGCGGCACCCGCACCGTGGACAGCCACATCAAGGCTCTGCGCCGCAAGCTGGGTGCGGATCTCATCCGCACCGTGCACGGGGTCGGCTACGCCCTGGAGGTGCCTGCGTGA
- a CDS encoding sensor histidine kinase — protein sequence MTGRLVNWLDRVLPRPLDPVRSIKMKLGVLLVASWAVAIGYFWYGIGWLPPGTSITVICIALVTSQVLAHGMTSPLREMTAAAGAMARGDYTRRVRATSRDEVGELAQAFNKMAEDLHAADQRRRELIANVSHELRTPITALQGVLENMVDGVADPEPAALRSALAQTERLGHLVADLLDLSRLDAGVVPLRRVRIDVGDFLDEAVEHATASASGAGLDVRFQLRDLPAPLTVNADPWRLHQVFANLLDNAARHSPPGGTVRVSAEEHGDQLRFEVSDEGQGIPPSERSRVFERFTRGDRSAGGGTGLGLAIARWVVELHGGQIGVLDPAGPEQGDRPGCRIQVTIPCHGPYREEAA from the coding sequence GTGACCGGCCGGCTGGTGAACTGGCTGGATCGGGTGCTGCCCCGCCCGCTGGACCCGGTCCGCTCGATCAAGATGAAGCTCGGCGTTCTGCTGGTTGCCTCCTGGGCCGTGGCCATCGGCTACTTCTGGTACGGCATCGGTTGGCTCCCACCGGGCACCTCGATCACGGTCATCTGCATCGCGCTGGTCACCTCGCAGGTGCTCGCTCACGGGATGACCTCGCCGCTGCGCGAGATGACCGCCGCCGCCGGCGCGATGGCCCGCGGCGACTACACCCGTCGGGTGCGCGCCACCTCCCGGGACGAGGTCGGCGAGCTGGCCCAGGCGTTCAACAAGATGGCCGAGGACCTGCACGCCGCCGACCAGCGTCGACGGGAGCTGATCGCCAACGTCTCGCACGAGTTGCGTACGCCGATCACCGCGTTGCAGGGCGTGCTGGAGAACATGGTGGACGGGGTGGCCGACCCCGAACCCGCGGCGCTGCGTTCGGCGTTGGCCCAGACCGAACGGCTCGGGCACCTCGTCGCCGACCTGCTCGACCTGTCCCGACTCGACGCCGGGGTGGTGCCGCTGCGGCGAGTACGCATCGACGTGGGGGACTTCCTCGACGAGGCGGTGGAGCACGCCACGGCCAGTGCGTCCGGCGCCGGCCTGGACGTCCGCTTCCAGCTCCGCGACCTGCCGGCACCGCTGACTGTCAACGCGGACCCGTGGCGGCTGCACCAGGTCTTCGCGAACCTCCTCGACAATGCGGCGCGACACAGCCCACCCGGCGGCACGGTGCGGGTGAGCGCCGAGGAACACGGCGACCAGCTCCGCTTCGAGGTGAGCGACGAGGGCCAGGGCATTCCGCCCTCCGAGCGTTCCCGGGTGTTCGAGCGGTTCACCCGCGGCGACCGGTCCGCCGGAGGCGGGACCGGGCTCGGCCTGGCCATCGCCCGGTGGGTCGTCGAACTCCACGGCGGTCAGATCGGTGTCCTCGATCCCGCCGGACCAGAGCAGGGTGACCGGCCCGGCTGCCGCATTCAGGTCACCATCCCGTGCCACGGGCCATACCGAGAAGAGGCCGCATGA
- a CDS encoding DUF4153 domain-containing protein: MAAAVVGASVLTTVRPGLGWLVAALAGTAALGTAAVVRSGTSAPVAVRSEPTEPGTAAGAEPARPGATGAPGRVAQVAWAAATVALVAVGTFRAAGWLFALCVLAAVATGTLTVTGGRSPLGMLVAATLPPAATVRALPWAVRGVRHNRPAGSGIGFGRILTSLAMSAVLLTLFGLLFSSADAVFANLVGGLLPDIAPAGVIGWLLRLILIGGGLLGGAYLVSRPPDLEGLRPASSRPAHRLEWTLPLVLLDALFAVFVLVQLTVLFGGAGHVLRTAGLTYAQYARGGFWQLLAVTALTLLVIAIAARRAPKATRADRLLVRVLLGTLAALSLVIVASALYRMQVYADAYGATRLRLVVSTVELWLGLLFVLVGVAVVRLRADWLPRLVVGTAVLALLGLAVLNPDRLIAERNVDRYLETGRLDVSYLSGLSADAVPALSRLPEPMRSCALGEIAAELPRDGFFATNLGRERARRVLDTTPVSASVTDCLGLQRW, translated from the coding sequence ATGGCAGCGGCAGTCGTCGGCGCCTCGGTGCTCACGACAGTTCGTCCTGGCCTCGGCTGGCTGGTCGCCGCGTTGGCCGGCACGGCCGCCCTCGGCACCGCCGCCGTCGTCAGGTCCGGGACGTCAGCCCCGGTTGCGGTCCGCAGCGAGCCGACCGAGCCCGGCACCGCAGCCGGCGCCGAACCCGCCCGTCCCGGTGCCACGGGGGCACCGGGGCGGGTGGCGCAGGTCGCCTGGGCTGCGGCGACTGTCGCGTTGGTCGCCGTCGGCACGTTCCGGGCCGCCGGTTGGCTCTTCGCGCTCTGCGTGCTCGCCGCGGTGGCGACCGGGACGCTCACGGTGACCGGCGGGCGAAGCCCGCTCGGAATGCTTGTCGCCGCGACGCTGCCACCGGCCGCAACGGTACGGGCGCTCCCGTGGGCCGTACGCGGAGTGCGCCACAACCGCCCGGCGGGCTCGGGGATCGGGTTCGGACGCATCCTGACCAGCCTGGCAATGTCCGCCGTCCTGCTGACGCTGTTCGGGTTGCTCTTCTCCTCCGCCGACGCGGTCTTCGCCAACCTGGTCGGCGGTCTGCTGCCCGACATCGCGCCGGCCGGTGTGATCGGTTGGTTGCTGCGGCTCATCCTGATCGGCGGCGGTCTGCTCGGCGGCGCGTACCTGGTCAGCCGCCCACCCGACCTGGAGGGCCTGCGACCGGCGTCGTCACGGCCGGCCCACCGGTTGGAGTGGACCCTCCCGCTGGTGTTGCTCGACGCCCTGTTCGCCGTGTTCGTGCTGGTCCAGCTGACTGTGTTGTTCGGCGGGGCGGGGCACGTGCTGCGGACGGCCGGTCTCACCTACGCCCAGTACGCCCGCGGCGGGTTCTGGCAACTGCTCGCCGTCACCGCGCTCACCCTGCTGGTGATCGCGATCGCCGCCCGCCGGGCGCCGAAGGCCACCCGGGCGGACCGGCTGCTGGTCCGCGTGCTGCTCGGCACGCTCGCCGCGCTCAGTCTGGTGATCGTCGCCTCGGCGCTCTACCGGATGCAGGTCTACGCCGACGCGTACGGCGCCACCCGGCTGCGGCTCGTCGTGTCGACTGTCGAACTCTGGCTCGGGCTGCTCTTCGTCCTGGTCGGGGTGGCCGTGGTGCGGTTGCGGGCCGACTGGCTCCCCCGGTTGGTGGTCGGCACGGCGGTGCTGGCGCTGCTCGGGTTGGCCGTTCTCAACCCGGATCGCCTGATCGCCGAACGGAACGTCGACAGGTACCTGGAAACCGGCCGGTTGGACGTCAGCTACCTGTCCGGCCTGTCGGCCGACGCCGTACCGGCCCTGAGCCGGTTGCCCGAACCGATGCGCTCCTGCGCGCTGGGGGAGATCGCCGCCGAGCTGCCCCGGGACGGCTTCTTCGCGACGAACCTCGGTAGGGAGCGGGCCCGGCGGGTTCTCGACACGACCCCGGTGAGCGCCAGCGTGACCGACTGCCTCGGGTTGCAACGCTGGTGA
- a CDS encoding sodium/solute symporter produces the protein MGNDFVVPAIVAVTLVTVGIGFYGLRLARTTSDFLVASRAISPTWNAAAIGGEYLSAASFLGIAGLVLKYGVDVLWYPVGFAAGYLALLLFVAAPLRRSGAFTLPDFCELRLGSRRLRILATAFVIFIGWLYLVPQLQGAGLTLATVAGSPYPLGALLVAAVVTANVALGGMRAITFVQAFQYWLKLTALAVPVVFLALQWQADGRPAVTPPDGPTFRAATTVVVEHRATLTLPDGDIREVRPGDELTFAAGDPVPEVSGVATDANDWLLPSAAGDDDRGLFATYSLILATFLGTMGLPHVLVRFYTNPDGAAARRTTLVVLALVGAFYLLPTLYGVLGRIYTPQLLLSGQTDAVVVLLPGAALGDGLTGRLLAALVAAGAFAAFLSTSSGLLTSVAGVISTDVLGRGSVRGFRLATVIAGGVPAVLSLHVSGLDVSQVVGLAFAVAASSFCPLLVLGIWWRGLTDVGATAGVVVGGGAAIGAVLVTVLGPPLSGWPATLIAQPAAWTVPLAFTVMVAVSMATRRRAPADVAATMLRLHTPEALRMQ, from the coding sequence GTGGGCAACGACTTCGTGGTCCCGGCCATCGTGGCGGTCACCCTGGTCACCGTCGGGATCGGCTTCTACGGGCTGCGGTTGGCCCGGACCACGTCCGACTTCCTGGTGGCGTCCCGCGCGATCAGTCCGACGTGGAACGCCGCCGCCATCGGCGGGGAGTACCTGTCGGCGGCGAGCTTCCTCGGCATCGCGGGGCTGGTCCTCAAGTACGGCGTGGACGTGCTCTGGTACCCGGTCGGGTTCGCCGCCGGCTACCTGGCCCTGCTGCTCTTCGTGGCCGCTCCGCTGCGCCGCTCCGGGGCGTTCACACTGCCCGACTTCTGCGAGCTGCGGCTGGGGTCGCGTCGACTCCGCATCCTGGCCACCGCCTTCGTGATCTTCATTGGTTGGCTGTACCTGGTGCCGCAGCTCCAGGGCGCCGGGCTGACCCTGGCCACGGTGGCCGGCTCCCCGTACCCGCTCGGAGCTCTGCTGGTGGCGGCCGTTGTCACCGCGAACGTGGCGCTGGGCGGAATGCGCGCGATCACCTTCGTGCAGGCGTTCCAGTACTGGCTCAAACTGACCGCTCTCGCCGTACCGGTGGTCTTCCTGGCCCTGCAGTGGCAGGCCGACGGCCGACCGGCGGTGACCCCACCCGACGGGCCGACGTTCCGGGCCGCGACCACAGTCGTGGTCGAGCACCGCGCGACCCTCACCCTGCCCGACGGTGACATCCGGGAGGTACGCCCCGGCGACGAGCTGACCTTCGCGGCCGGCGACCCGGTGCCGGAGGTGTCCGGGGTGGCCACCGATGCCAACGACTGGTTGCTGCCCAGCGCCGCAGGTGACGACGACCGTGGCCTCTTCGCCACGTACTCGCTGATCCTGGCCACCTTCCTGGGCACCATGGGCCTGCCGCACGTGTTGGTGCGCTTCTACACCAACCCGGACGGCGCGGCGGCCCGCCGGACCACACTGGTCGTGCTCGCGTTGGTCGGCGCTTTCTATCTGCTGCCCACCCTGTACGGGGTGCTCGGCCGGATCTACACCCCGCAACTGCTGCTCAGCGGCCAGACCGACGCGGTGGTGGTGCTGCTACCCGGCGCGGCCCTGGGCGACGGGCTGACCGGGCGACTGCTCGCCGCGCTGGTCGCCGCGGGCGCGTTCGCGGCGTTCCTCTCCACCTCGTCCGGGCTGCTGACCAGCGTCGCCGGGGTGATCTCGACGGACGTGCTCGGTCGCGGCTCGGTACGCGGGTTCCGGCTGGCCACGGTCATCGCCGGTGGTGTGCCGGCGGTGCTCTCGCTGCACGTCTCCGGACTGGACGTGTCGCAGGTCGTCGGGCTGGCCTTCGCGGTCGCCGCGTCGAGCTTCTGTCCGCTGCTGGTGCTCGGCATCTGGTGGCGCGGGCTGACCGACGTGGGCGCCACCGCCGGCGTGGTGGTCGGCGGCGGCGCGGCGATCGGCGCGGTGCTGGTCACCGTGCTCGGCCCACCGCTGTCCGGCTGGCCGGCCACGCTCATCGCGCAGCCGGCCGCCTGGACGGTGCCGCTGGCCTTCACGGTGATGGTCGCCGTGTCGATGGCGACCCGCCGCCGAGCTCCCGCTGACGTCGCCGCCACCATGCTCCGCCTGCACACCCCGGAAGCCCTCCGGATGCAGTGA
- a CDS encoding ABC transporter ATP-binding protein, translated as MTVEHPALALRGLAKRFDGTIAVAGVDLDVPAGSFYGLLGPNGAGKTTTLSMAVGLLRPDAGSAWVLGHDVWQDPVTAKRLLGVMPDGVRLFDRLTGAELLAYNGLLRGMDPAVVDQRAAELLDVLALGDAGRTLVVDYSAGMKKKIGLACALLHGPRVLVLDEPFEAVDPVSAALIRDILTRYAAGGGTVVFSSHVMEVVERLCSHVAILAGGTIKRVGTIDEVRGGRSLEQVFVEVVGGRTATGEELSWLSQ; from the coding sequence ATGACTGTTGAGCACCCCGCGCTCGCACTGCGTGGCCTGGCCAAGCGGTTCGACGGCACGATCGCGGTGGCCGGCGTCGACCTGGACGTTCCCGCCGGTTCCTTCTATGGCCTGCTCGGCCCGAACGGTGCCGGCAAGACGACCACCCTGTCGATGGCTGTCGGGTTGTTGCGGCCGGACGCCGGCTCGGCCTGGGTGCTCGGGCACGACGTCTGGCAGGACCCGGTCACCGCCAAGCGGCTGCTCGGCGTGATGCCCGACGGGGTGCGGTTGTTCGACAGGCTGACCGGGGCGGAGCTGCTGGCGTACAACGGGTTGTTGCGCGGGATGGACCCGGCGGTGGTCGACCAGCGGGCTGCCGAGCTGCTGGACGTGCTGGCGCTCGGCGACGCCGGTCGGACGCTGGTGGTGGACTACTCGGCTGGCATGAAGAAGAAGATCGGCCTGGCCTGCGCGCTGCTGCACGGCCCTCGGGTGCTGGTGTTGGACGAGCCGTTCGAGGCTGTCGACCCGGTCTCCGCCGCGCTGATCCGGGACATCCTCACCCGCTACGCGGCCGGCGGCGGCACTGTGGTGTTCTCCAGTCACGTGATGGAGGTCGTCGAGCGGCTCTGCTCGCACGTGGCGATCCTGGCCGGCGGCACCATCAAGCGGGTCGGGACCATCGACGAGGTTCGTGGCGGTCGCTCGTTGGAGCAGGTCTTCGTCGAGGTGGTCGGCGGCCGCACCGCGACCGGCGAGGAGCTGTCGTGGCTCTCCCAGTGA